From one Idiomarina sp. X4 genomic stretch:
- the rplA gene encoding 50S ribosomal protein L1 → MAKLTKRARMIAEKVEARDYDVNEAIALLKELATAKFTESVDVAVNLGIDARKSDQNVRGATVLPNGTGRDVRVAVFTSGDNADKAKEAGADIVGMEDLAEQVKKGEMNFDVVVASPDAMRVVGQLGQILGPRGLMPNPKTGTVTPDVATAVKNAKAGQVRYRNDKNGIVHATIGRVDFDDAKLKENLDALLGALKKAKPSSAKGVYFKRISLSTTMGAGVSIDQGTVSAG, encoded by the coding sequence ATGGCTAAATTAACAAAACGCGCTCGCATGATCGCAGAGAAAGTTGAAGCCCGCGATTACGACGTGAATGAAGCAATTGCACTGTTGAAAGAATTAGCAACAGCAAAATTCACTGAAAGCGTTGATGTTGCCGTAAATCTTGGCATCGATGCTCGTAAATCTGACCAAAACGTTCGTGGCGCGACAGTATTACCAAATGGTACAGGCCGTGACGTTCGCGTTGCCGTATTTACTTCTGGCGATAATGCAGACAAAGCGAAAGAAGCAGGTGCTGACATTGTTGGTATGGAAGACTTAGCTGAGCAAGTTAAGAAAGGCGAGATGAACTTCGACGTTGTCGTAGCATCTCCTGACGCAATGCGTGTTGTTGGTCAATTAGGTCAAATCTTAGGTCCGCGTGGCCTGATGCCTAACCCGAAAACAGGTACAGTAACTCCTGACGTAGCAACAGCCGTTAAAAATGCTAAAGCGGGTCAGGTTCGTTATCGCAACGACAAAAACGGTATTGTTCACGCAACAATCGGCCGTGTCGATTTCGATGACGCGAAATTGAAAGAAAACCTTGATGCATTATTAGGCGCGCTTAAGAAAGCTAAGCCTTCTTCTGCAAAGGGTGTTTACTTTAAGCGCATCAGCTTGTCTACAACGATGGGCGCTGGTGTGAGTATTGACCAGGGTACAGTCAGCGCTGGTTAA
- the rplK gene encoding 50S ribosomal protein L11, giving the protein MAKKVSAIIKLQVAAGSANPSPPVGPALGQHGVNIMEFCKAFNAQTDSLEKGAPVPVEITVFEDRSFTFITKTPPASFLLKKAAGIKSGSGEPNTKKVGTVTRAQLEEIAKTKEPDLTAADMDAAVRTIAGSARAMGLNVEG; this is encoded by the coding sequence ATGGCGAAGAAAGTATCAGCCATTATCAAATTGCAGGTAGCTGCTGGTTCAGCTAACCCGTCACCGCCAGTTGGTCCAGCATTGGGTCAGCACGGTGTAAACATCATGGAATTCTGTAAAGCATTCAACGCGCAAACAGACAGCCTGGAAAAAGGCGCGCCTGTTCCTGTTGAAATTACAGTATTTGAAGATCGTTCATTCACGTTCATCACTAAAACACCTCCTGCATCTTTCTTGCTTAAGAAAGCAGCAGGTATCAAGAGTGGTTCTGGCGAGCCGAATACCAAGAAAGTTGGTACTGTAACTCGCGCGCAATTAGAAGAAATTGCAAAAACTAAAGAACCCGATCTTACTGCTGCCGACATGGACGCAGCTGTACGCACTATCGCCGGCTCTGCTCGTGCGATGGGCTTGAACGTGGAGGGCTAA
- the nusG gene encoding transcription termination/antitermination protein NusG produces the protein MSDKKRWYVVQAFSGYEARVAESLKEHIKLHNMEDKFGEILVPKEEVVEMRGGVRRKSERKFFPGYVLVEMVMDEDSWHLIKSVPRVLGFIGGTSDRPTPISKKEADAILDRLQDSADKPKPKTLFEPGEVVRVTDGPFADFNGTVEEVDYEKSRVTVSVSIFGRATPVDLEFGQIEKS, from the coding sequence ATGAGCGATAAGAAACGTTGGTACGTCGTACAGGCTTTTTCCGGTTACGAAGCTCGTGTTGCGGAATCTCTGAAAGAACATATCAAGCTGCATAATATGGAAGACAAATTCGGCGAAATCTTAGTGCCGAAGGAAGAAGTCGTTGAAATGCGTGGCGGCGTGCGTCGTAAAAGTGAACGTAAATTTTTTCCAGGCTATGTCTTGGTTGAAATGGTTATGGACGAAGATTCATGGCACTTAATTAAGAGCGTTCCGCGTGTACTTGGCTTTATTGGTGGTACGAGCGACCGTCCTACACCTATTTCTAAGAAAGAAGCGGATGCTATTCTTGATCGTTTACAAGACTCAGCAGACAAACCGAAACCCAAAACATTGTTCGAGCCGGGCGAAGTGGTTCGTGTTACCGATGGTCCATTTGCTGACTTTAACGGTACAGTGGAAGAGGTCGATTACGAGAAAAGCCGCGTTACCGTTTCGGTTTCAATTTTCGGTCGCGCGACACCGGTTGATTTAGAGTTCGGCCAAATCGAAAAGTCGTGA
- the secE gene encoding preprotein translocase subunit SecE — protein sequence MSANNETQSSSLNSLKWIITIALLVVAIGGNHYYAEEISVLYRAIGVVVLVALAGFFASTTIKGRKFLSFAKESRTEVRKVVWPSRQEATQTTLIVVVATVIVALILWGLDGILVRVVGFLTGLEI from the coding sequence ATGAGCGCAAATAACGAGACGCAGAGCAGTTCATTAAACAGCTTGAAATGGATAATCACAATCGCCTTGCTAGTTGTAGCTATCGGCGGAAATCATTACTACGCAGAAGAAATCTCAGTACTTTACCGCGCTATCGGTGTTGTCGTATTGGTGGCATTAGCAGGTTTTTTTGCTTCCACAACGATTAAAGGTAGAAAGTTTTTGTCTTTCGCTAAAGAAAGTCGTACCGAGGTTCGCAAAGTCGTCTGGCCTTCGCGCCAGGAAGCAACTCAGACAACACTCATCGTGGTTGTAGCGACCGTAATTGTTGCTTTAATCCTCTGGGGTTTAGATGGAATACTTGTGCGTGTCGTTGGCTTCTTAACCGGACTGGAGATTTAA
- the tuf gene encoding elongation factor Tu: protein MSKEKFERSKPHVNVGTIGHVDHGKTTLTAAITTVLAKVYGGAAKDFAAIDNAPEEKERGITISTSHVEYDTPTRHYAHVDCPGHADYVKNMITGAAQMDGAILVVAATDGPMPQTREHILLSRQVGVPYIVVFMNKCDMVDDEELLELVEMEVRELLSEYDFPGDDLPVIQGSALKALEGDEEWAKKIVELADALDNYIPEPERDIDKPFIMPIEDVFSISGRGTVVTGRVERGIINTGDECEIVGMKDTQKTTVTGVEMFRKLLDEGRAGENIGALLRGTKRDEVERGQVLAKPGTITPHTKFEAEVYVLSKDEGGRHTPFFKGYRPQFYFRTTDVTGAVELPEGVEMVMPGDNLKFVVELIAPIAMDEGLRFAIREGGRTVGAGVVSKILD from the coding sequence ATGTCTAAAGAAAAATTTGAACGTTCGAAGCCGCACGTAAACGTCGGCACCATTGGTCACGTTGACCACGGTAAAACTACACTAACTGCTGCTATCACAACTGTTTTGGCAAAAGTTTATGGTGGTGCGGCGAAAGACTTCGCAGCCATCGATAACGCGCCAGAAGAGAAAGAGCGTGGTATCACTATCTCAACTTCTCACGTTGAGTATGACACTCCAACTCGCCACTACGCACACGTAGACTGCCCAGGGCACGCTGACTATGTTAAAAACATGATCACCGGTGCTGCACAGATGGACGGCGCAATTCTGGTAGTAGCGGCAACTGACGGCCCAATGCCGCAAACACGTGAGCACATCCTGCTTTCACGTCAGGTAGGCGTACCTTACATCGTTGTCTTCATGAACAAATGTGACATGGTAGACGATGAAGAGCTGTTAGAGCTGGTAGAAATGGAAGTTCGTGAGTTGTTGTCAGAGTACGACTTCCCGGGCGACGACCTGCCAGTTATCCAAGGCTCAGCACTGAAAGCGCTGGAAGGCGACGAAGAGTGGGCGAAGAAAATTGTTGAGCTAGCAGATGCGCTTGACAACTACATCCCAGAGCCAGAGCGTGACATCGATAAGCCATTCATCATGCCGATCGAAGACGTATTCTCGATTTCAGGTCGTGGTACAGTTGTTACCGGTCGTGTAGAGCGCGGTATCATCAACACAGGCGACGAGTGTGAAATCGTTGGTATGAAAGACACGCAAAAGACAACCGTAACGGGTGTTGAAATGTTCCGTAAGCTGCTTGACGAAGGTCGTGCAGGTGAGAACATCGGCGCATTGTTGCGTGGTACTAAGCGTGACGAAGTTGAGCGTGGTCAGGTATTGGCGAAGCCAGGTACAATTACTCCGCATACTAAGTTCGAAGCGGAAGTTTACGTACTGAGCAAAGACGAAGGTGGTCGTCACACGCCATTCTTCAAAGGCTATCGTCCACAGTTCTACTTCCGTACGACTGACGTAACGGGTGCAGTAGAATTGCCGGAAGGCGTAGAAATGGTTATGCCAGGCGACAACCTGAAATTCGTTGTAGAGCTGATTGCTCCAATCGCAATGGACGAAGGTTTGCGTTTCGCAATCCGTGAAGGTGGTCGTACTGTAGGTGCAGGCGTTGTATCTAAGATCCTAGACTAA
- a CDS encoding adenylosuccinate synthase: protein MSQNVVILGTQWGDEGKGKIVDLLTDKASLVVRYQGGHNAGHTLVIDGEKTVLHLIPSGILRSNVQCVIGNGVVLSPEALIEEIDMLEARGVPVKERLRVSEACPLILPFHIALDQAREKARGKEAIGTTGRGIGPAYEDKVARRGLRVGDLFNAERFEGKLKELVDYHNFALTEYYKTDAIDYEQVLKQCKEFAKLLKPMVADVPAMLDQARKNGDKVMFEGAQGTLLDIDHGTYPYVTSSNTTAGGVATGAGFGPRYIEYVLGIVKAYTTRVGSGPFPTELDCEVGQHLGVKGHEFGATTGRKRRTGWLDAVAMRRAVQINSVSGFCLTKLDVLDGLDELKICTGYRLADGTISEYPPMAAEDYDVVEPVYETLEGWQESTVGLTEHNQLPPQALAYISRIEALTGVPVDIISTGPDRNETIVLRHPFE from the coding sequence ATGAGTCAGAACGTTGTTATTTTAGGCACCCAGTGGGGTGATGAAGGTAAAGGTAAAATCGTCGATTTGTTGACCGACAAGGCGAGCTTAGTCGTTCGTTATCAAGGCGGTCATAACGCAGGTCATACATTAGTCATTGACGGCGAGAAAACGGTTTTACACCTTATTCCTTCAGGAATTCTGCGTTCAAATGTTCAGTGCGTTATTGGTAATGGTGTTGTGCTATCACCAGAAGCACTGATTGAAGAAATTGATATGCTCGAAGCGCGTGGCGTTCCTGTTAAAGAGCGTTTGCGAGTGAGCGAAGCTTGCCCGTTAATTCTACCTTTCCATATCGCGCTTGATCAGGCTCGCGAAAAAGCTCGTGGTAAAGAAGCTATCGGAACCACTGGCCGCGGAATTGGTCCTGCGTATGAAGACAAAGTGGCGCGTCGTGGTCTGCGCGTTGGCGATCTGTTCAATGCTGAGCGCTTTGAAGGCAAATTGAAAGAGTTGGTCGACTATCACAACTTTGCGCTAACTGAATACTATAAAACCGATGCTATCGACTATGAGCAGGTACTAAAACAGTGCAAAGAGTTTGCGAAATTACTGAAACCAATGGTTGCTGATGTACCGGCAATGTTGGATCAGGCTCGTAAGAATGGCGATAAAGTCATGTTCGAAGGTGCTCAAGGCACATTGCTTGATATTGACCACGGTACTTACCCTTATGTGACGTCATCCAACACAACCGCCGGCGGTGTTGCAACCGGAGCAGGTTTTGGACCGCGTTATATTGAATATGTATTAGGTATCGTAAAAGCCTACACAACTCGGGTTGGCAGTGGTCCGTTTCCAACCGAGCTCGACTGCGAAGTCGGCCAGCACTTAGGTGTTAAAGGTCATGAGTTTGGAGCAACAACCGGTCGCAAACGTCGAACCGGCTGGTTAGATGCTGTGGCTATGCGCCGTGCGGTACAAATTAACTCAGTAAGTGGCTTTTGTTTAACCAAACTGGATGTGCTGGATGGTTTAGATGAATTGAAAATCTGTACCGGTTATAGGCTGGCTGATGGAACAATCAGTGAATATCCGCCAATGGCCGCAGAAGACTATGACGTCGTAGAACCAGTCTATGAGACGTTAGAAGGTTGGCAGGAAAGTACGGTTGGTTTGACAGAGCATAATCAGTTACCGCCACAAGCGTTAGCGTATATCTCAAGAATAGAAGCGTTAACCGGAGTGCCCGTTGATATCATCTCAACGGGCCCGGATCGTAACGAAACGATTGTATTGCGTCATCCATTCGAATAA